A region from the Tachyglossus aculeatus isolate mTacAcu1 chromosome 5, mTacAcu1.pri, whole genome shotgun sequence genome encodes:
- the C5H1orf159 gene encoding uncharacterized protein C1orf159 homolog isoform X3, with translation MSWVKQTRSGYRGDRACFAAAPEFPPAEPSGAGVPKPQPAGFPYAVVDRHLASLDMAVPCFILLTRLFVDVTSKSTESTVPSAECCMDMPDTNFTCPATEHCSPGCYRRWGDDGSSSCVKCRNETLPTGSSINGTECRNAGGKGMPVSENRSTTGPMSHNLGGPQVTASLFLGTFCASSFLILTVALFFYLKRTRKLPGFFYRRNKASALQPSEAAAMMPPPPPTSSVRKPRYVRRERSLAVNATPSTASAAETRVSNV, from the exons ATGAGCTGGGTGAAGCAAACGAGAAGTGGATATAGAGGAG ATCGTGCTTGTTTCGCAGCGGCCCCCGAGTTCCCTCCTGCTGAGCCATCCGGTGCAGGCGTGCCGAAGCCCCAGCCCGCCGGATTCCCCTATGCAGTTGTGGACCG GCACCTGGCATCGTTGGACATGGCAGTCCCGTGTTTCATCCTCCTGACTAGACTATTTGTGGACGTGACCAGCAAATCTACAGAGAGCACG GTCCCGTCTGCAGAGTGTTGTATGGATATGCCGGACACAAACTTCACCTGCCcagccacagagcactgtagcccAG GTTGCTACAGGCGCTGGGGCGACGACGGGAGCAGCAGCTGCGTTAAGTGCAGGAATGAGACGCTCCCTACAGGGTCCTCGATCAACGGGACCGAGTGCCGAAACG CTGGTGGCAAAGGGATGCCTGTCTCAGAGAACAGGAGCACCACTGGGCCCATGTCCCATAATTTAG GAGGCCCCCAGGTAACCGCTTCACTGTTCTTGGGCACCTTCTGCGCCAGCTCTTTCCTGATCCTGACGGTGGCTCTGTTCTTCTACCTCAAGCGAACCCGCAAGCTGCCTGGTTTCTTCTACAGGAGGAATAAAG CCTCGGCCCTGCAGCCTAGTGAAGCA GCCGCCAtgatgcctcctcctcctccaacctcctcag TTCGAAAGCCGCGCTACGTCCGGCGGGAGCGGTCCCTGGCAGTGAACGCCACTCCATCCACAGCCTCCGCCGCTGAGACCAGGGTCAGCAACGTCTAG
- the C5H1orf159 gene encoding uncharacterized protein C1orf159 homolog isoform X4, with product MSWVKQTRSGYRGDRACFAAAPEFPPAEPSGAGVPKPQPAGFPYAVVDRHLASLDMAVPCFILLTRLFVDVTSKSTESTVPSAECCMDMPDTNFTCPATEHCSPGCYRRWGDDGSSSCVKCRNETLPTGSSINGTECRNAGGKGMPVSENRSTTGPMSHNLGGPQVTASLFLGTFCASSFLILTVALFFYLKRTRKLPGFFYRRNKGRHDASSSSNLLSSKAALRPAGAVPGSERHSIHSLRR from the exons ATGAGCTGGGTGAAGCAAACGAGAAGTGGATATAGAGGAG ATCGTGCTTGTTTCGCAGCGGCCCCCGAGTTCCCTCCTGCTGAGCCATCCGGTGCAGGCGTGCCGAAGCCCCAGCCCGCCGGATTCCCCTATGCAGTTGTGGACCG GCACCTGGCATCGTTGGACATGGCAGTCCCGTGTTTCATCCTCCTGACTAGACTATTTGTGGACGTGACCAGCAAATCTACAGAGAGCACG GTCCCGTCTGCAGAGTGTTGTATGGATATGCCGGACACAAACTTCACCTGCCcagccacagagcactgtagcccAG GTTGCTACAGGCGCTGGGGCGACGACGGGAGCAGCAGCTGCGTTAAGTGCAGGAATGAGACGCTCCCTACAGGGTCCTCGATCAACGGGACCGAGTGCCGAAACG CTGGTGGCAAAGGGATGCCTGTCTCAGAGAACAGGAGCACCACTGGGCCCATGTCCCATAATTTAG GAGGCCCCCAGGTAACCGCTTCACTGTTCTTGGGCACCTTCTGCGCCAGCTCTTTCCTGATCCTGACGGTGGCTCTGTTCTTCTACCTCAAGCGAACCCGCAAGCTGCCTGGTTTCTTCTACAGGAGGAATAAAG GCCGCCAtgatgcctcctcctcctccaacctcctcag TTCGAAAGCCGCGCTACGTCCGGCGGGAGCGGTCCCTGGCAGTGAACGCCACTCCATCCACAGCCTCCGCCGCTGA
- the C5H1orf159 gene encoding uncharacterized protein C1orf159 homolog isoform X2 — protein sequence MAVPCFILLTRLFVDVTSKSTESTVPSAECCMDMPDTNFTCPATEHCSPGCYRRWGDDGSSSCVKCRNETLPTGSSINGTECRNAGGKGMPVSENRSTTGPMSHNLGGPQVTASLFLGTFCASSFLILTVALFFYLKRTRKLPGFFYRRNKASALQPSEAAAMMPPPPPTSSGNLASPQPPPPYFLPPGARAVSSFPHWNWHREEACFFQKHPSPCSFTVLGLWCGKESVHIHRKVTQESCHYCACPIVAAPNNCCGCSVDCLALWGWPDL from the exons ATGGCAGTCCCGTGTTTCATCCTCCTGACTAGACTATTTGTGGACGTGACCAGCAAATCTACAGAGAGCACG GTCCCGTCTGCAGAGTGTTGTATGGATATGCCGGACACAAACTTCACCTGCCcagccacagagcactgtagcccAG GTTGCTACAGGCGCTGGGGCGACGACGGGAGCAGCAGCTGCGTTAAGTGCAGGAATGAGACGCTCCCTACAGGGTCCTCGATCAACGGGACCGAGTGCCGAAACG CTGGTGGCAAAGGGATGCCTGTCTCAGAGAACAGGAGCACCACTGGGCCCATGTCCCATAATTTAG GAGGCCCCCAGGTAACCGCTTCACTGTTCTTGGGCACCTTCTGCGCCAGCTCTTTCCTGATCCTGACGGTGGCTCTGTTCTTCTACCTCAAGCGAACCCGCAAGCTGCCTGGTTTCTTCTACAGGAGGAATAAAG CCTCGGCCCTGCAGCCTAGTGAAGCA GCCGCCAtgatgcctcctcctcctccaacctcctcagGTAATCTTgcttctcctcaacctcctccccCTTACTTTCTCCCACCTGGTGCCAGGGCTGTATCTTCCTTTCCCCACtggaactggcacagagaagaggcATGCTTCTTCCAAAAGCATCCATCTCCATGTTCCTTCACCGTGCTGGGCCTGTGGTGTGGAAAGGAATCGGTGCATATACACAGAAAAGTCACCCAAGAGTCTTGCCATTACTGTGCCTGCCCCATCGTTGCTGCCCCCAACAATTGCTGTGGCTGCTCCGTGGACTGTCTAGCACTGTGGGGATGGCCAGACCTTTGA
- the C5H1orf159 gene encoding uncharacterized protein C1orf159 homolog isoform X1 codes for MSWVKQTRSGYRGDRACFAAAPEFPPAEPSGAGVPKPQPAGFPYAVVDRHLASLDMAVPCFILLTRLFVDVTSKSTESTVPSAECCMDMPDTNFTCPATEHCSPGCYRRWGDDGSSSCVKCRNETLPTGSSINGTECRNAGGKGMPVSENRSTTGPMSHNLGGPQVTASLFLGTFCASSFLILTVALFFYLKRTRKLPGFFYRRNKASALQPSEAAAMMPPPPPTSSGNLASPQPPPPYFLPPGARAVSSFPHWNWHREEACFFQKHPSPCSFTVLGLWCGKESVHIHRKVTQESCHYCACPIVAAPNNCCGCSVDCLALWGWPDL; via the exons ATGAGCTGGGTGAAGCAAACGAGAAGTGGATATAGAGGAG ATCGTGCTTGTTTCGCAGCGGCCCCCGAGTTCCCTCCTGCTGAGCCATCCGGTGCAGGCGTGCCGAAGCCCCAGCCCGCCGGATTCCCCTATGCAGTTGTGGACCG GCACCTGGCATCGTTGGACATGGCAGTCCCGTGTTTCATCCTCCTGACTAGACTATTTGTGGACGTGACCAGCAAATCTACAGAGAGCACG GTCCCGTCTGCAGAGTGTTGTATGGATATGCCGGACACAAACTTCACCTGCCcagccacagagcactgtagcccAG GTTGCTACAGGCGCTGGGGCGACGACGGGAGCAGCAGCTGCGTTAAGTGCAGGAATGAGACGCTCCCTACAGGGTCCTCGATCAACGGGACCGAGTGCCGAAACG CTGGTGGCAAAGGGATGCCTGTCTCAGAGAACAGGAGCACCACTGGGCCCATGTCCCATAATTTAG GAGGCCCCCAGGTAACCGCTTCACTGTTCTTGGGCACCTTCTGCGCCAGCTCTTTCCTGATCCTGACGGTGGCTCTGTTCTTCTACCTCAAGCGAACCCGCAAGCTGCCTGGTTTCTTCTACAGGAGGAATAAAG CCTCGGCCCTGCAGCCTAGTGAAGCA GCCGCCAtgatgcctcctcctcctccaacctcctcagGTAATCTTgcttctcctcaacctcctccccCTTACTTTCTCCCACCTGGTGCCAGGGCTGTATCTTCCTTTCCCCACtggaactggcacagagaagaggcATGCTTCTTCCAAAAGCATCCATCTCCATGTTCCTTCACCGTGCTGGGCCTGTGGTGTGGAAAGGAATCGGTGCATATACACAGAAAAGTCACCCAAGAGTCTTGCCATTACTGTGCCTGCCCCATCGTTGCTGCCCCCAACAATTGCTGTGGCTGCTCCGTGGACTGTCTAGCACTGTGGGGATGGCCAGACCTTTGA